The Nakamurella antarctica genomic interval CGAAGAACAGCACGCCGAGGGCGGCAACGATCGCGATGAGCAGCGGCGCCAGGTCGCGCGCCCGCGGCAGCACGATGCCCAGCACCTTGCGGCCAGCGGTGGAGAGCACTGTCCGCTTGGTTACTAAATAGGAAGCGGCGAAGATGATCAGCGCGATTTTGGAAAACTCCGCGGGCTGGATTGAGAGGAAACCGGGGATCCTGATCCAGATGTTGGCGCCGTTGATGCGAGGGGCCAGCTTCGGGGCCACGATAGAGAGCATCGCCGGGGTTGCTAGGAAAATTAGGCCCAGGAGCGCCAGTGTGTAGGCGTATTTCTGCAGGTGTGAATGGTGTTTGACCACCATCAACACCACGAGAAACATGATCAGCGCCACGCCGGTCCAGATCAGCTGAACGGGCGCTTCCGCGCGGGGGACTGGCTGCCCCGAAGTAATAGCTTTTACTTTTTGGGCTAGGTCCAATCTGTGGATCATGACCAAGCCCAAACCGTTGAGCAGCGCCACCAGCGGCAGCAGCACGGGATCTGCGTAGGTGGCGACGGACCGCACCACCATGTGCGCGATCGCGTAGACCACCAGGAACGCGCCGCCGTACCAGAGGAGATCCCAGGACACGGCGCGACTTTGGTTCAACTCGACCAAGGTCAAAGCCCCGGTAACAATCAGGGCAACCATGATGAGCAGCATGAGCTCGCCGCCGCGTCCCGTGTAGGACGGGGCTTTGGCGGGGTGAGCCGCGGGCGAGCCGGGCCCCGCTCCCGCGTTGGCCACGGCTTTGCCGGCAAACCGGCTCACCGGGCGACTCGGCAAGAAACGCCCGGGACCGCCGCGGGGGCAGAAATGGTGCTCCCTGAGACCGTCGGGGTGAGGACGGTGGTCGCGGTGGTCGCGGTGGTCGAGGTGGTCGCGGTGGTCGCAGTGGTCGCAGTGGTGAAGTCAGTGGTGCCTGCCGCGCCGCCTGCTGCGTCTGCGGTGGCTGCGTCTGAGGGTGTGGTGGAGCTCGCGCCGGTCACCGCCGCCGCAGAAGCCGCGGTTCCGGCGCCGATGATGATGCCGCCGGTGTTTCCAAAGTCGCCTCCCGCTGAGCCGTTGGCGGCAGAGCCCGACTCGGAGTCGGTCGCCGCTGACGGTCCCGGCACCGAGTTGTTTCCTGTCCCCGTCATACCCGGTTCATTTGCTGGGGTGAACCCGAGACCGCTGGGCACGGGAGGGTTCTCGACGGCAGGGGTGGTGGAACCTGACGAGCCAGACGCGGCCGTACTGCTCGGTGTGTTGGTTCCGGTCGCACCGCTGCCCAGTGCTTGAGCCCCAGGTTCGGGGCAGAGCGGGAGCAATTGACCATTGAGTCGGACCACAATGGCTCGGGCGTCCTGTAGGTCGGAGGCGTTAATCCCGGCGATCACTTGGTCGCGCGCTGCTGGTACGAGGTCTGCGGTGTAAATCGGGACGCAGTCGCCGCCGAGGCCGAGGCAGGAGTTTTCTTGTGCGCTGGACAGTTCGGCGCCCAACACGGATCCGTCGACTCCCCGAAAGACGGTGACTTGCCCTGCGTTGTCAGCGACGAAATATCGGGTGCCGACCCACTTAATACCGAGTACAGCGCCCACGATCAAAAGCACAACCATTGCGAGCCCGAAACCAGCTCGCCGCATCCACCGGCGGGTTCGGCTTGGGGGCGGGCCCATCAGGCTTGCGCGCAGCTCGCTGGCAGCGAGTTGCGCGTCCCGTTCGTCGCGTTCCCTGTCCGGGTCGGACTCCAGATCGCCATCGGCGTCCAAATCAGCGTCCGTGCCATCATCGGTGTCTGGACCGGCCGGACCTCCGCTACTCCCCGGGAGCGGCTCGGCCCCCGCGTCGCCGGGGCGGGCGGCCGCGGCTTGGGCTGCCAGCTCGCTCACGCTCAGTTCCTGGGGCAAGGCAATGCGAGGCATTCGCCTAGTGAACTTTATCCCGCCCAGGGGTCCGGTGGCGTCTGCGTCTAGTGGGTCGATTCCGCCTGTGCTGATCCCGCTGTCGTCGTTGATCTCGCTTCCGACATCAACCACGTCGGCAACGATCACGGTCACGTTGTCTGGTCCACCGCCGCGCAGTGCCAACTCGATCAGCCGGTCGGCGGCTTCGATCGTCTCGTAACTGGCCAGGGTATCGGCGATGGCCTCGGCGGAGATGACGCCGCAGAGCCCGTCCGAGCACACGAGGTAGCGGTCGCCGACGTTGGCCTCACGCATTTGCAGAGTTGGTTCGCTCTCGCCGCCGTTGAGTGCGCGCAGAAGCAAGGAGCGCTGCGGGTGCCGGGACGCTTCGTCTTCGGTGATACGCCCTTCATCAATAAGCGACTGTACGAAGGTGTCATCATGGGTGATTTGCGAGAGCACCCCGCCGCGCCAGAGGTAGGCACGGGAGTCGCCGACGTGCGCCACCCCCAGTCGTTTTCCGTCGAAAAGTAGCGCGGTGACAGTTGTTCCCATGCCTTCGAGGTCGGGGTCCGCGAGTACCATTTCGGAGATGGCATTGTTGCCGTCGTGGACCGCTTTCTCGAGTGGGCCGAGGAGGTCCACGCCTGTCGGGTCGACTGCGTCCAGCGGTGCGAACGCGGCCACTGCCAGCCGGGACGCAGTGTCGCCGGCCACGTGGCCGCCCATGCCGTCGGCGACTACGAGCAGCCTGTCGCCAGCGAAAACGGAGTCTTGGTTGTTCGCTCGCAAGAGGCCGCGGTCGGTTCGCGCTACATATCGCAGGGTGTGGTTCATGGCCGTAGCTCGAAGACGGTGCGGCCAATCCGAATCGGCGTCAAGGCGGGGATCGGTACCGGTGTACTCACCCTTGTTCGGTCTACGTAGGTGCCGTTCGTGGAGCCGAGATCTTCGAGCCAGTAACTCTGTCCTTGCAGTGTGAGGCGCGCATGTCTGGTGGAAGCAAAGTCGTCATCCAGCACCAAGGTTGAATCGTCGGCGCGACCAATCAAGATGGGGTTTTGGCTCAACGCGATCCTGGTGCCGGCCAAATGACCAGCGGTGACGACGAGCTGTCGTGGTGGCCCAGAGGGAGCCGGAGCCGGCCGCGTGTTGCGCTGACGGCGCGCCCGCTTCGCAGAGGGCTCAGCGACGATGGACGCTGCTGCCACCCGCATGTCGGCACGGATGACGCGAATCACGGCCAGCACAAATAGCCAGAGCAGGATAAGAAATCCCACCCTGGTGAGTTGGAGTATTACTGCTGGCACGTCGGGCGCCTACCCGTGTTGGTTAAAAATGATGGTCGAATGCCCGATCCGGATAACGTCACCGTCTGCGAGTTGCCAGGTCTGGACTCGGGAGTTGTTGACGGTGGTGCCATTCGTCGAACCCAAATCGTGCATCACAGCGACGTGTCCATCGAAGTAAATGTCGATGTGGCG includes:
- a CDS encoding FtsW/RodA/SpoVE family cell cycle protein, which translates into the protein MANAGAGPGSPAAHPAKAPSYTGRGGELMLLIMVALIVTGALTLVELNQSRAVSWDLLWYGGAFLVVYAIAHMVVRSVATYADPVLLPLVALLNGLGLVMIHRLDLAQKVKAITSGQPVPRAEAPVQLIWTGVALIMFLVVLMVVKHHSHLQKYAYTLALLGLIFLATPAMLSIVAPKLAPRINGANIWIRIPGFLSIQPAEFSKIALIIFAASYLVTKRTVLSTAGRKVLGIVLPRARDLAPLLIAIVAALGVLFFGKDLGTALLLFGVFLMMIYMATGRVSWLIIGLIGFSGGAYFAYTKFSHVQTRVNIWVDPFGDPTGAGYQLVQSLLGLGTGGMFGTGLGAGRPDFVPFASTDFITAALGEELGLAGLAAVLICYLLLASRGLRIGMAVKDNFGKLLAAGLGFSLAFQVFVVVGGVTRLIPLTGLTTPFLSYGGSSLLANYIILALLVRISDGSRRPAPPVAPKAPPVQLTETPTEMVPVGDLRNSAWSDSDHGDRP
- a CDS encoding PP2C family protein-serine/threonine phosphatase: MNHTLRYVARTDRGLLRANNQDSVFAGDRLLVVADGMGGHVAGDTASRLAVAAFAPLDAVDPTGVDLLGPLEKAVHDGNNAISEMVLADPDLEGMGTTVTALLFDGKRLGVAHVGDSRAYLWRGGVLSQITHDDTFVQSLIDEGRITEDEASRHPQRSLLLRALNGGESEPTLQMREANVGDRYLVCSDGLCGVISAEAIADTLASYETIEAADRLIELALRGGGPDNVTVIVADVVDVGSEINDDSGISTGGIDPLDADATGPLGGIKFTRRMPRIALPQELSVSELAAQAAAARPGDAGAEPLPGSSGGPAGPDTDDGTDADLDADGDLESDPDRERDERDAQLAASELRASLMGPPPSRTRRWMRRAGFGLAMVVLLIVGAVLGIKWVGTRYFVADNAGQVTVFRGVDGSVLGAELSSAQENSCLGLGGDCVPIYTADLVPAARDQVIAGINASDLQDARAIVVRLNGQLLPLCPEPGAQALGSGATGTNTPSSTAASGSSGSTTPAVENPPVPSGLGFTPANEPGMTGTGNNSVPGPSAATDSESGSAANGSAGGDFGNTGGIIIGAGTAASAAAVTGASSTTPSDAATADAAGGAAGTTDFTTATTATTATTSTTATTATTVLTPTVSGSTISAPAAVPGVSCRVAR
- a CDS encoding FHA domain-containing protein FhaB/FipA, whose product is MPAVILQLTRVGFLILLWLFVLAVIRVIRADMRVAAASIVAEPSAKRARRQRNTRPAPAPSGPPRQLVVTAGHLAGTRIALSQNPILIGRADDSTLVLDDDFASTRHARLTLQGQSYWLEDLGSTNGTYVDRTRVSTPVPIPALTPIRIGRTVFELRP